The Acidimicrobiales bacterium region CCAGCGACACGGCGCTGCCGGCGGGTGTGCCCTCGAGGTCCTCGGGCAGTCCCATCTCGTAGAGGGCGTGGCCCGCCTCATGGATGGCCGAATAGATGGCCATCCGGACGTCGTCGGGCGCGGCCCTCCACGTCACGCGCACGTCGCGGGTGCCGAAGCTGATGGAGAAGGGATGGGCCGCCGGGTCGAGGCGACCGCGCGAGAACTCGTATCCCAGGCCGGCGATCACATCCTCTGCGAGGGCCTTCTGGGCGTCGACGTCGAAACCACCCGTGACGGGCGACAGGTCGATCTCGACGCCCGAGTCGGCGACAGCAGCCACGATCGGAACCAGTTGCTCGCGCAGCGCTGCGAAGACGGGTGCGATGTCGGCCTCGGTGGCGCCCGGTTCGTAGAGGTCGATCAGGGCGTCGTAGCGCCGCAGGGCGAGGCCCGCGGCGACGTAGGCGTCGGCCACGTCGGTGGCGACGGCGAGACTCTCGACCAACTCGTCGCGGAAGACCGAGAAGTCATTTTCGGCCCGGGCCTTCTGCCACGCGGCCTGCGCCCGACTCTGGACCTCGGCCTGACGACGTGCCAGATCCCCGGGCACCGCGCGGGCCCGGTCGATCTCGCGTCGGACGAGGCGCACCTGAGCGCCCATGACCGGGTCGGAACCCACGGCGTCCGCGGCTACCTCCAGCGCGTCGGACAAGGCCGGGTCGGTCATCCGCTCGTGGTGCATGCCGGCCAGCGCCGACAGGACCCGACCCCGGGCGGGCTGACCCTCCGGCGGCATCATCGTCTCCTGATCCCACGACAGCACCGCCGTGGCCGTGCCGAGGGCCGAGATGTCCCGCCAGCGCTCGAGGAGATCGGCACCCGTCGCGGTCGCCATGAGATCCAACGCTAGCGGCCGGGCCATCCGGCGACGCCGCCGGAACCGACACCACGACCTCGTTCCGCGGACGGCGGGCGGCTCACTAGGGTTGTCGCCCATGCTGAGGTTCACCGACACCCTGTCGGGACGCGTCGTCGAGTTCGAACCCGCGGTCGCCGGCCGCGTGTCGATCTACGCATGTGGCCCGACCGTCTACGACGTCCCCCACCTCGGCCACGCGCGCACCGCTCTCACCTACGACGTCGTCGCCCGGTACCTGCGTTGGCGTGGCTACGAGGTCACTCTCGTCGCCAACGTCACCGACATCGACGACAAGATCATCGCCCGGGCCCACGCCGAGGGCACGACCGAGGCCGACGTCGCCCGCCGTTACGAGGACGTCTACATCGCCGAGATGCGCCGCCTGGGGATCGCCGACCCCGACCACCGGCCCCACGCCACCGACTACGTCGACGAGATGATCGCCTTCGTCGAGAAACTCGTCGACGCAGGCGCCGCCTACGTCATCGAAGACGCGGGTGTCTACTTCGACGTCTCGGCCTACCCGGACTACGGACTCCTCGTCCACCGCAGCGCGGATGACCTGCGGGAAGGAGCGGGGGCCCGGGTCGACGTCGACGAGCACAAAAACAACCCACTCGACTTCGCACTCTGGAAGGCCGCCAAGCCCGGCGAACCCGCCTGGGACTCGCCGTGGATGCCGGGCCGGCCCGGATGGCACATCGAGTGCGTCGCCATGTCACTCGGCCTCCTCGGCGACGGTTTCGACATCCACGGCGGCGGCTCGGACCTGGTGTTCCCCCACCACGAGAACGAACGGGCGGAGTCCGAGGCCGCGGGTCACTCCTTCGCCCGCCACTGGCTGCACTCGGCGATGGTCAACATCGAGGGCGAGAAGATGGCCAAGTCGGCCGGGAACTTCGTCACGTTGGGCGACGTCCTCGACACCCACGACCCCCGGGCGCTGCGCGTCGCGATGCTCCAGACCCACTACCGCTCCACGATGGAGATCTCCGAGGCCGTGATGGCGTCGGCCACCGCGGCCGTCGAGCGACTCGACGCGTTCGAGCGCCGCCTCGGCGGCCTCTCTGCGGGGGCAGCCGGCGCCGACGACGAGGTGACCGCCCGCTTCACCGCGGCGATGGACGAGGACTTCGCCACACCCGCCGCTCTCGCCATCGTGTTCGAGACGGTCCGTGCCGGCCACAGCGCTCTCGACAGCGAGGACCGGGACGCAGCGGCCACCGCGCTCGCGACCGTCCGCGAGTTGTCGGGCGTTCTCGGCATCGAAGGCGGCTCCGGTGGAGCCGGGGGGGACGAGGAGGAGATCGAGGAGCTCGTCGCCGCCCGCCAGAAGGCCCGCGTCGAACGCGACTTCGCCGAGGCCGACCGGATCCGTGACGAACTCCACACCCGCGGCATCGAGGTCGAGGACACCCCCGACGGCTCCGTGTGGCACCGCACCGGTTGACCCACCGCCCACCGGCACTGCCCCGCTCCACCGGGGACGTGGACGCCACGTTCCTCTCCCGGGTCCTCGCTACGGGCCCCGATGCGCGGATCGACATCCATGGGACCGAGAACGGCACGACAGGACGGGTCCGTGCCACCGTGCGGGCTCCAGGGACCGAACCAACCGACGTGTTCGTGAAGGTTCCCTCCGGGCGTCGGCGGGCGCGCATGCTCGCCGAGATCCCCGCGTTGACCGCCGCCGAGGCGCGCTTCTACTCCCAACTCGGCGACGAGGTCCCCGACGCTCCCGCGCACCACTACGCCGCTCACGCCCGGGGCCGCTTCGCCATCGTGCTCGAAGATCTGACCGGCCGGTGCACGCTTCACGACGGCGGCCATCCCTGCACGCCGGCCGAGGCCGCGGCGGTCGTCGACGTCCTCGCGAGACTCCACGGGACGTTCTGGGACGATCCACGGCTCGAGTCACAGGGCTCCCTCGGCTGGCTCGGAAGCCTCCGTAGACGCGAGACGCGTCTGGGAGACCTCCTCGCGGTACCCCTGACCGAGCTCGGGCTCCGCCGCGCCGCGAACCTCATCCCACCGGAGCTTCGGTCGCCAGCCCGCCGCCACGCCCGACGCCGCCGGTCCCACATGGAGGTGCTCGCCGCCGGCCCGACAACTCTGGTCCACGCCGACTGCCATCCGGGGAACATCGCCTTCACCCGGCAGAGTCCTCCCGGAGCGGTGCTGTGCGACTGGCAGATGGTGAGAACGGGGTCGTGGGCCCGCGACGTCGCCTACTTCCTGGCGACGGGGCTCGACGCACGCGTACGCCGCTCCCACGGCATCGATCTGTTCGAGCGCTACCTGGAGGGCCTCGCCGCGGCCGGTGGCCCGGCTCTCGACCCGGCGCAGGCCGACATCGTGAGGCGCGCCCACACCGTCGTGGCGTTCGAGGCGATGGTGGTCACCATCGGCGTTGGAGGTCTCATGGGTGCCGAGGTGATCGAGGCCCTGGTGGCGCGCACGGCCCGGGCGGTCATCGACGACGACGCCTTCACAGCACTGTCCACGCTCGTGACGCACTGTAGGTAGCCTCGGCGCACCCGGTCCCCAACCCCCACGGACGAGCCCGTGCCCGACACCGTCGACGACCTCCCCCGTCGCCACGCCCGCAGCCAGCGATTCACCCTCGGGCGACCGCGGACCTTTCGAGTTGCCGCGGACGGGTCACGGGTGAGCTTTCTGCGGTCGAGCGCCGGCGACGATCCCGTGAACCGGCTGTGGGTGCTCGACGTGGACTCCGCCACCGAACGCGAGGTGGTCGACCCCGCGGGCCTCGGGACCGGTGACAGGGAGATCGCAGAGGCGGAACTGGCACGCCGTGAACGCGCCCGGGAATCCGCCGGCGGGATCGTCGGCTACGACACCGATCGTGACCTGTCGATCGCCGTGTTCGTGGCCGACGGCGCCATCCACCTCGCCGACCTCACCGACCAGGGGCGGCCGACCCGCCGCCTCGACACGATCGGTGCTCCCTTCGACCCGCGCCTGTCCCCGGATGGGAGCCGTGTGGCCTATGCCACGGGCAGCGATCTTGGTGTGACCACCACCGCCGGCAATTCGGCCTCCACGGTCGTCGCCAGGGCCGAGGATCCCGATGTCACCTGGGGCCGGGCCGAGTTCATCGCAGCGGAGGAGATGCGCCGTTTCCGCGGGTTCTGGTGGGCGCCGGACGGGTCATCGCTGCTCGCAACCCGAGTCGACACCACCGACGTCGCCCGATGGTGGATCTCATCGCCGGTCGAACCCTGGTCGGAGCCCCGTCCGGTCGCCTACCCCGCGGCCGGGACGGCCAACGCGCGCGTCGAACTCGTCGTCCTTCCCGTCCGACGAGGTGGATCCCCCGTCACCGTGGACTGGTCGGCCGGTGGCACCTGGGAGTACCTCGCCGACGTCTCGTGGACCGCCGGGTCCCTCCCGTTCGTCGTCGTGCAGTCGCGGGACCAGCGGACGCTCGCCGTCCTCGAGTTCGACGCCGAAACCGGCGCCACGCACGAGATCCACCGCCAACACGACGAGCACTGGGTGGAGATCGTCCCCGGGGCACCGTGCAGAGTCGGTGACCGCCTGGTGACCGTCGCCGACCGCGACGGCGCTCGCCGTATCCTGATCGACGGCGTGCCTGCGACACCCCCGGACCTCCAGGTCAGCGGGATCGTCGACGTCGACACGGACCGGATCCTCCTCACGGCGACCACCGACGCCACCGAGAGTCAGCTGTGGCGACTGGATGCGGACGGGTCCCTGCGTGAGCTCACCCAGGAGCCCGGGATCCACACCGCGGTCGCCCGGAGCACGATCTCGGTGGTCTCCGCCGCGTCGCTGGACCACGACGGTGCTGTGACCACGGTGTTCCGCGGCGAGGACGCCGTTGCGACGCTGCATGACCACTCGTGGTCACCCGGCGAACCGCCGTCCGTGACCCTGCTGCGGGTCGGGGAACGGGCCGTCAACACCGCTCTCGTGTTGCCGCGCGGTCACGACGGCACGACCAGGCTGCCCGTGCTCCTCGATCCCTACGGCGGGCCGCACGCCCTGCGGGTCCAGAAGGCCCGCGGCGCCTACACCGTCCCGCAGTGGTTCGCTGACCAGGGTTTCGCCGTCGTGATCGCCGACGGTCGCGGGACACCCGGTCGGGGGCCGGAGTTCGAGCGGGCGGTGCGCGGCGACCTCGCGGGGCCCGTCCTCGAGGACCAGGTGACGGCACTCCACGGAGTCGCCGAAGAGCACCCGTTCCTCGACCTGACCCGCGTGGCCATCCGCGGCTGGTCCTTCGGTGGGTACCTGGCAGCCCTGGCGGTGATCCGCAGGCCCGATGTGTTCCGGGCGGCCATCGCCGGCGCCCCCGTCACCGACTGGCGCCTCTATGACACCCACTACACCGAGCGCTATCTGGGCCACCCCGGAACCGAACCTCAGAACTACGCGCGGACCGACCTGTGCGCGGAGGCGGCGGGGCTGACACGGCCGCTGATGCTCGTGCACGGCCTCGCGGACGACAACG contains the following coding sequences:
- a CDS encoding aminoglycoside phosphotransferase family protein, whose product is MDATFLSRVLATGPDARIDIHGTENGTTGRVRATVRAPGTEPTDVFVKVPSGRRRARMLAEIPALTAAEARFYSQLGDEVPDAPAHHYAAHARGRFAIVLEDLTGRCTLHDGGHPCTPAEAAAVVDVLARLHGTFWDDPRLESQGSLGWLGSLRRRETRLGDLLAVPLTELGLRRAANLIPPELRSPARRHARRRRSHMEVLAAGPTTLVHADCHPGNIAFTRQSPPGAVLCDWQMVRTGSWARDVAYFLATGLDARVRRSHGIDLFERYLEGLAAAGGPALDPAQADIVRRAHTVVAFEAMVVTIGVGGLMGAEVIEALVARTARAVIDDDAFTALSTLVTHCR
- a CDS encoding carboxypeptidase M32, giving the protein MATATGADLLERWRDISALGTATAVLSWDQETMMPPEGQPARGRVLSALAGMHHERMTDPALSDALEVAADAVGSDPVMGAQVRLVRREIDRARAVPGDLARRQAEVQSRAQAAWQKARAENDFSVFRDELVESLAVATDVADAYVAAGLALRRYDALIDLYEPGATEADIAPVFAALREQLVPIVAAVADSGVEIDLSPVTGGFDVDAQKALAEDVIAGLGYEFSRGRLDPAAHPFSISFGTRDVRVTWRAAPDDVRMAIYSAIHEAGHALYEMGLPEDLEGTPAGSAVSLGIHESQSRLWENLVGRRLSTVRWMHPRFVVAFPDAAGHSAEDLWRALNVVKPSLIRVEADEATYNLHIMARFELERALMSGDLAVDDLPGAWDDMYDEMLGIRSPDVADGVLQDIHWSMGAFGYFPTYTLGNLAAAQLFEAARRAIGDVDEMFASGDFAPLLGWLRENVHSSASLVDASDLMVRATGRELAADDLVGHLRARVTAVYGIEV
- a CDS encoding prolyl oligopeptidase family serine peptidase, whose product is MPDTVDDLPRRHARSQRFTLGRPRTFRVAADGSRVSFLRSSAGDDPVNRLWVLDVDSATEREVVDPAGLGTGDREIAEAELARRERARESAGGIVGYDTDRDLSIAVFVADGAIHLADLTDQGRPTRRLDTIGAPFDPRLSPDGSRVAYATGSDLGVTTTAGNSASTVVARAEDPDVTWGRAEFIAAEEMRRFRGFWWAPDGSSLLATRVDTTDVARWWISSPVEPWSEPRPVAYPAAGTANARVELVVLPVRRGGSPVTVDWSAGGTWEYLADVSWTAGSLPFVVVQSRDQRTLAVLEFDAETGATHEIHRQHDEHWVEIVPGAPCRVGDRLVTVADRDGARRILIDGVPATPPDLQVSGIVDVDTDRILLTATTDATESQLWRLDADGSLRELTQEPGIHTAVARSTISVVSAASLDHDGAVTTVFRGEDAVATLHDHSWSPGEPPSVTLLRVGERAVNTALVLPRGHDGTTRLPVLLDPYGGPHALRVQKARGAYTVPQWFADQGFAVVIADGRGTPGRGPEFERAVRGDLAGPVLEDQVTALHGVAEEHPFLDLTRVAIRGWSFGGYLAALAVIRRPDVFRAAIAGAPVTDWRLYDTHYTERYLGHPGTEPQNYARTDLCAEAAGLTRPLMLVHGLADDNVVAAHTLALSRALLEAGRPHEVLPLSGVTHMTPQETVAENLLRLQVDFLRRHLGG
- the cysS gene encoding cysteine--tRNA ligase encodes the protein MLRFTDTLSGRVVEFEPAVAGRVSIYACGPTVYDVPHLGHARTALTYDVVARYLRWRGYEVTLVANVTDIDDKIIARAHAEGTTEADVARRYEDVYIAEMRRLGIADPDHRPHATDYVDEMIAFVEKLVDAGAAYVIEDAGVYFDVSAYPDYGLLVHRSADDLREGAGARVDVDEHKNNPLDFALWKAAKPGEPAWDSPWMPGRPGWHIECVAMSLGLLGDGFDIHGGGSDLVFPHHENERAESEAAGHSFARHWLHSAMVNIEGEKMAKSAGNFVTLGDVLDTHDPRALRVAMLQTHYRSTMEISEAVMASATAAVERLDAFERRLGGLSAGAAGADDEVTARFTAAMDEDFATPAALAIVFETVRAGHSALDSEDRDAAATALATVRELSGVLGIEGGSGGAGGDEEEIEELVAARQKARVERDFAEADRIRDELHTRGIEVEDTPDGSVWHRTG